The proteins below are encoded in one region of Phaseolus vulgaris cultivar G19833 chromosome 1, P. vulgaris v2.0, whole genome shotgun sequence:
- the LOC137813813 gene encoding uncharacterized protein, with translation MQRNLMNLLLLLIIFLHFTYLLSASHLPLTRTRNLKVDEEEFSAMSSFRLEHGLGNGDEVVGDMKEGELIERRVYLETQDYEGTGANRDHDPKSPGGV, from the exons ATGCAGAGAAACCTCATGAACCTGCTACTGCTGCTGATAATCTTTTTGCACTTCACATATCTTCTTTCTGCCTCTCATCTTCCTTTAACAA GAACCCGAAATTTGAAAGTTGATGAAGAGGAATTTTCTGCCATGTCTTCTTTTAGG TTGGAGCATGGCCTTGGAAATGGTGATGAAGTGGTGGGTGATATGAAGGAAGGAGAATTGATAGAGAGAAGGGTTTATTTGGAAACCCAAGACTATGAAGGGACTGGAGCAAATAGAGATCATGATCCAAAATCCCCAGGAGGGGTTTAA